A genomic segment from Prosthecodimorpha staleyi encodes:
- a CDS encoding DUF817 domain-containing protein, with translation MTGPAGPGGASPEHAVGRYLEPMRRAIRGGLARLPAPLAEFILFGLKQAWACLFAAIMLALLIGTKLIWDPAWPIHRYDALFVAALLVQVAMLAFRMESFDELKVILVYHVVGTIMEIFKTHMGSWSYPEAAWIRIEGVPLFTGFMYGCVGSYMARAIRIFDMRFTHYPPLWATALLAAAIYANFFTHHVFVDLRWALFAWTFLLFWRVRIYFTTDRRPLWMPLLIAAFLTACFLWVAENVGTITGTWLYPGQHGAWKPVSFSKLGSWYLLLVISFVLVTLVNRPMPPDDTREV, from the coding sequence ATGACGGGGCCGGCCGGACCGGGCGGAGCGTCGCCCGAGCATGCGGTCGGCCGCTATCTGGAGCCGATGCGGCGGGCGATCCGCGGCGGCCTCGCGCGGCTGCCGGCGCCGCTCGCCGAATTCATCCTGTTCGGTCTGAAGCAGGCCTGGGCCTGCCTGTTCGCCGCGATCATGCTGGCGCTCCTGATCGGGACCAAGCTGATCTGGGATCCGGCCTGGCCGATCCACCGCTACGACGCGCTGTTCGTCGCCGCGCTCCTGGTCCAGGTCGCCATGCTGGCCTTCCGGATGGAGAGCTTCGACGAGTTGAAGGTGATCCTCGTCTATCACGTCGTCGGCACGATCATGGAGATCTTCAAGACCCACATGGGGTCGTGGTCCTATCCGGAGGCGGCGTGGATCCGGATCGAGGGCGTGCCGCTGTTCACCGGCTTCATGTATGGCTGCGTCGGCAGCTACATGGCGCGCGCGATCCGCATCTTCGACATGCGCTTCACCCACTATCCGCCGCTCTGGGCGACCGCGCTGCTGGCCGCCGCGATCTACGCCAACTTCTTCACCCACCACGTCTTCGTCGACCTGCGCTGGGCCCTGTTCGCCTGGACCTTCCTGCTGTTCTGGCGGGTGCGCATCTATTTCACCACCGACCGGCGCCCGCTCTGGATGCCGCTGCTGATCGCCGCCTTCCTGACCGCCTGCTTCCTCTGGGTGGCGGAGAATGTCGGGACGATCACCGGCACCTGGCTCTATCCGGGCCAGCACGGCGCCTGGAAACCGGTCTCCTTCTCCAAGCTCGGATCGTGGTATCTGCTTCTCGTGATCAGTTTCGTGCTGGTCACGCTGGTCAACCGGCCCATGCCGCCCGACGACACCCGTGAGGTGTGA
- a CDS encoding LysE family translocator — MEPTALAAFALALTLAAASPGPGIAAVVARALGVGFRGAVPMVLGLVFGDLVYLSFAAFGLAALAASFGTVFLAVKYAGAAYLIWLAVRLWRAEPSAQAVGAVATGRPWRTFLAGLSVTLGNPKVMVFYLALLPSLIDLERLTALGFAELIAVVIVVLLVVVGGYAAAAARARDLFRSPRAMKLMNRGAGTMMAGAAVAVVAK; from the coding sequence ATGGAACCGACCGCGCTCGCCGCCTTCGCGCTGGCCCTGACGCTGGCCGCCGCCTCGCCCGGCCCCGGCATCGCGGCGGTGGTTGCCCGCGCACTCGGCGTCGGCTTCCGCGGCGCGGTGCCGATGGTGCTGGGTCTGGTGTTCGGCGATCTGGTCTACTTGAGCTTCGCCGCCTTCGGGCTGGCCGCCCTGGCGGCCTCGTTCGGAACCGTCTTCCTGGCGGTGAAATATGCCGGCGCGGCCTATCTGATCTGGCTGGCCGTCCGGCTGTGGCGGGCCGAGCCGAGCGCGCAGGCGGTCGGTGCGGTGGCGACCGGGCGGCCCTGGCGGACCTTCCTGGCCGGATTGTCGGTGACGCTCGGCAATCCGAAGGTGATGGTCTTCTATCTGGCGCTGCTGCCGAGCCTGATCGATCTCGAACGCCTGACCGCGCTCGGCTTCGCCGAACTGATCGCGGTGGTCATCGTCGTGCTGCTGGTCGTCGTCGGCGGCTATGCGGCCGCCGCCGCGCGGGCGCGCGACCTGTTCCGCAGCCCGCGCGCCATGAAGCTGATGAATCGCGGCGCCGGAACCATGATGGCCGGCGCCGCCGTCGCGGTGGTGGCGAAGTAG